One Hyphomicrobium sp. CS1GBMeth3 DNA window includes the following coding sequences:
- a CDS encoding cyclic nucleotide-gated ion channel, with amino-acid sequence MDHDRGIPVGEFSPDGPAMRLRALAGLAAVRRALHGSSSWRARIFEIIEFGHGGSRASRVFDSVIISLILLNIAAFVAETVPSLSAAYGSYFTAFEVLSVAIFTVEYALRLWTAVEVPFLKSFPPWKARLKFALRPALLIDLAAILPFYIAMLVTIDLRVLRALRLLRFFKLSRYSPAMHTLLRVLVNERRSLIGAGLLLLTVVLFASTGIYYIEGHAQPESFGSVPDAAWWAIATLTTVGYGDVAPITSLGKTFGSIVMVTGLCILALPVAIISAGFAQELARRDFVVTWSLMSRIPLFAELDARSVEKIMPLLHAHNLPPNLEVQSEGAAGRAMYFIASGQVVHHLASGDRIYAKGDFFGVSEMLELEQMQGSFVTASKCRLLKLHSEDFHRLEVASPEIGSHLRCKTRKKDAAEATSKA; translated from the coding sequence ATGGATCACGACCGCGGAATCCCAGTCGGCGAGTTCTCCCCGGATGGACCGGCCATGCGCCTGCGAGCGCTCGCGGGCCTCGCCGCCGTGCGGCGCGCCCTTCACGGGAGCTCGTCGTGGCGCGCACGGATCTTCGAGATCATCGAATTCGGCCATGGTGGAAGCCGGGCGAGTCGGGTCTTCGACAGCGTCATCATCAGTCTCATCCTGCTCAACATCGCCGCCTTCGTGGCCGAGACAGTGCCGTCGCTATCGGCCGCGTACGGCTCCTATTTCACCGCCTTCGAGGTTCTGTCGGTAGCGATCTTCACCGTCGAATACGCCCTGCGCCTGTGGACCGCCGTCGAGGTGCCGTTCCTAAAGTCCTTTCCCCCCTGGAAAGCTCGGCTAAAGTTTGCATTGCGCCCCGCACTTCTCATCGATCTGGCCGCGATCCTTCCATTCTATATCGCCATGCTGGTCACGATCGATCTCAGAGTCCTTCGGGCTCTCAGGCTGCTGCGCTTCTTCAAGCTCTCGCGCTATTCGCCGGCGATGCACACGTTGCTGCGAGTGCTCGTCAACGAGCGGCGGTCGCTGATCGGTGCCGGACTTCTCCTCCTCACGGTTGTGCTGTTTGCCTCGACCGGCATCTACTACATAGAAGGTCATGCTCAGCCCGAAAGCTTCGGAAGCGTGCCCGATGCAGCATGGTGGGCGATCGCCACGCTGACAACGGTAGGCTATGGCGACGTTGCGCCCATCACGTCGCTCGGCAAGACGTTCGGCTCGATCGTCATGGTCACGGGGCTCTGCATCCTGGCGTTGCCCGTGGCGATCATCTCTGCCGGGTTTGCGCAGGAGCTTGCGCGGCGCGACTTCGTCGTCACTTGGTCACTCATGTCGCGCATCCCCCTGTTTGCTGAGCTGGACGCGCGCTCGGTCGAGAAGATCATGCCGCTCCTCCATGCCCACAATCTGCCACCGAACCTGGAGGTCCAGAGTGAGGGCGCGGCGGGACGCGCCATGTATTTCATCGCATCCGGGCAAGTCGTGCACCATCTGGCATCGGGCGACCGCATTTATGCCAAGGGGGACTTTTTCGGCGTCTCCGAAATGCTTGAGCTGGAGCAGATGCAGGGCTCATTCGTGACGGCCTCGAAATGCCGGCTTCTCAAGCTACACAGCGAGGACTTCCATCGGCTCGAGGTCGCAAGCCCGGAGATCGGCAGCCACCTGCGGTGCAAGACTCGCAAGAAAGATGCGGCCGAGGCAACATCGAAGGCGTGA
- a CDS encoding aspartate/glutamate racemase family protein: MIGVFDSGLGGLTVLAALTQRFPEVSFVYLGDHANVPYGNRPSEEIIELTRASVERLFGVGCKLVLLGCNTATAVAARRLQTSWLPETPWTALGHNVIGIVAPTVEAATQTPWAVTTPQYPQKFLTDRIAVFGTTRTIASNVYAEEIRKRCPKVTLVQQVCSELAGAIEHGAGKAELERLVETGIAGAMAQAGGEPPHRAILGCTHFPLVEHLFRRHLPQATRILSQPEVVADSLEDYLQRHPRYKGETVETPRRVLLTTGDPAEASARARVFAGEGLTFERLEV; the protein is encoded by the coding sequence ATGATTGGTGTCTTCGATTCCGGACTTGGGGGGCTCACGGTCCTTGCCGCGCTGACGCAGAGGTTTCCCGAGGTTTCGTTCGTCTACCTCGGAGACCATGCGAACGTGCCGTATGGCAACCGCCCTTCCGAGGAGATCATCGAGCTTACGCGCGCGTCCGTCGAGCGCCTTTTCGGGGTCGGGTGCAAGCTCGTTCTGCTCGGCTGCAACACGGCGACAGCGGTCGCCGCTCGGCGTTTGCAAACAAGCTGGCTTCCCGAGACGCCGTGGACGGCGCTAGGCCACAACGTCATCGGCATTGTCGCGCCAACGGTCGAAGCCGCGACGCAAACGCCTTGGGCCGTGACCACGCCGCAGTATCCGCAGAAATTCCTGACCGATCGCATCGCCGTGTTCGGCACCACGCGCACCATCGCCTCCAACGTCTATGCGGAGGAGATCCGCAAGCGCTGCCCGAAAGTCACCTTGGTGCAGCAGGTGTGCTCGGAGCTTGCCGGTGCCATCGAGCATGGCGCGGGCAAAGCCGAACTCGAACGCCTCGTGGAGACGGGCATTGCCGGCGCCATGGCTCAGGCCGGCGGCGAGCCGCCTCACCGCGCCATCCTGGGGTGCACGCATTTCCCCCTTGTCGAGCACCTGTTCCGGCGCCATCTGCCTCAAGCGACACGCATTCTTTCGCAGCCAGAGGTGGTCGCTGACAGTCTCGAGGACTATCTGCAGCGGCATCCGCGTTACAAGGGTGAGACGGTCGAGACGCCGCGCCGGGTGCTGCTCACCACCGGCGATCCCGCTGAAGCGAGTGCGCGGGCGCGTGTGTTCGCGGGCGAAGGCCTCACCTTCGAGCGCCTTGAAGTTTGA
- the fabI gene encoding enoyl-ACP reductase FabI: MAEFDVTNPGPLMAGKRGLIMGVANDRSIAWGIARALHGHGAKLAFSYQDGAFGRRAVPLAQSIGAEIIEPCNVLDLKTVDNVFAKVKEVWGSLDFVVHALAFSDPRELAGRYVNTTRDNFTNTMVISCFSFTEIAQRAMELMPNGGSLLTLSYGGATRSVPSYNVMGVAKAALEASVRYLAADLGSQNIRVNALSAGPMRTLSGAGVSDARVIFNFQKEHAPLRRTPSLNDVGGSALYLLSELSGAVTGEVHFVDCGYSTISMPSLDALKTADQEATAAAAGRSPPEAAE, encoded by the coding sequence ATGGCCGAATTTGATGTCACCAACCCCGGCCCGCTGATGGCGGGCAAGCGCGGCCTGATCATGGGCGTCGCCAACGATCGCTCGATCGCCTGGGGTATCGCGCGCGCCCTGCACGGGCACGGCGCCAAGCTGGCGTTCAGCTATCAGGACGGCGCGTTCGGGCGCCGCGCTGTTCCGCTCGCGCAGTCAATCGGTGCCGAGATCATCGAGCCGTGCAATGTGCTCGACCTCAAGACCGTCGACAACGTCTTCGCGAAAGTGAAGGAGGTCTGGGGCAGTCTCGACTTCGTCGTACACGCGCTGGCCTTCTCGGATCCGCGCGAGCTTGCCGGCCGCTACGTGAACACGACGCGCGACAACTTCACCAACACAATGGTGATCTCCTGCTTCTCGTTCACCGAGATCGCGCAGCGCGCCATGGAGCTGATGCCGAACGGCGGCTCGCTTCTGACGCTGAGCTACGGCGGCGCGACGCGCTCGGTCCCGTCCTACAACGTGATGGGCGTTGCCAAGGCGGCGCTCGAAGCCTCCGTGCGCTACCTCGCCGCCGACCTCGGGTCGCAGAACATCCGCGTCAACGCGCTTTCAGCCGGCCCCATGCGCACGCTGTCCGGCGCCGGCGTGTCGGATGCGCGCGTCATCTTCAACTTCCAGAAAGAGCACGCGCCGTTGCGGCGTACGCCAAGCCTCAACGACGTCGGCGGGTCGGCACTCTATCTGCTGTCGGAACTCTCGGGCGCGGTGACGGGCGAAGTGCACTTCGTGGACTGCGGCTACAGCACCATCTCGATGCCGAGCCTCGATGCGCTCAAGACGGCGGACCAGGAAGCAACCGCCGCCGCTGCTGGGCGCTCGCCGCCCGAAGCCGCGGAATAG